The sequence CGTCGACGAAACAAAAAGCGATCTCAACAAATCTAGCAAATGTCGACACACCTAATTTTAAAGAGAAAACCGTGTCTTTTGACCAAGTTTTACAGGCTGTCGGGGAAAAAACGGGCCACTTGCAAGCAAAGCGGACAGACGAGCGCCATTTGTCTTTTCCGCTTCCTGGGAATGGCGGTATTTCATTACGGGAAAAGGGAGAGCTATACAACCACAATGGGAACAGTGTCGACGTAGATAAGCAAATGACTGAAATGGCGAAAAACCAACTTTATTACAATGCACTCGTTGACCGAATCAGCGGAAGCTTCCAATCGATTGAAACAGCAATTAAAGGTGGCAAATAGGAGGAAAGGCATATGACGATGTTTTCAAGCATGAACGTATCTGGGTCAGGACTGACACTACAGCGATTGCGAATGGATGTAGCAGCAAGCAACATTGCTAATGCTGATACAACAAGGGCCGAACTTGTAAATGGCGAATGGCAGCCCTACCAGCGGCGAATGGTTGTCCAAGGCCCAACGTCGATGGGGCGCTTTTCGACAGAGCTGCAAAAAGCAACGGCCGAGCTTGACCAAGGAGTAGTAGCAAAACAAATTGTCCGTGATCCTACACCGGCCACACTTGTTTATGACCCAACCCATCCTGATGCAAATGAAGATGGGTATGTCGCGAAACCAAATGTCGAGATTGCAAGAGAAATGGTGGATATTACAAGTGCCACGAGGTCCTATGAAGCGAACGTCACAGCGCTTCAAGCTAGTAAAGGGATGGTTATGAAAGCACTGGAAATAGGTCGTTAAAGGAGGATGAGGAAAGATGACAATTGAAGCGATGCAGCCACTTCTCCAACCGCTCGCTACACAAACTGGCAAAACGGAGGCAAACAGCAAAGGCGATTTTAAGTCGGCTTTAATGAATGCTCTCCAATCAGTCAACCAAGACCAGCTTGCTTCAAGTGAAGCAACACAAGCACTGGTTAAACAAGAACCGATTGATGTTCATGATGTCATGATTGCGGCGAGCAAGGCATCGGTTTCAATGCAAGCCGCGCTAGAAGTACGAAATAAAGCAGTAGAAGCGTATCAGGAAATGATGAGAATGCAAATTTAAGCCGCCTGAAAGGCGAGATGCAAGCGGAGGCGCCATGAAGGAGAAAGCGAAGCAATTCAAGAACCAGGTGCAAACGTTTTGGACAGAGAGCAGTACGCTGCGAAAAAGTGCAGTCATTTCCGTTGTTTTACTACTTTTATTAGCGATTGCACTGGCTGCGGCCCTTCTATTCCGAACGAATTATGCGCCCTTATATAGCCAATTGACATTGGCCGAAGCTGGCCAAATACAAGAAGCACTCGAGCAACGAGGGGTGGCTGCCCGCGTTTCAAATGACGGCACCACCATTCACGTGCCTGAGGCGGATGTAGATCGGTTGAAAGTTGAACTCGCCGCTGAAGGACTACCTAAAAGCGGCAGCATCGATTATGCGTTTTTTCAAAACCAAATGGGTTTTGGGATGACTGACAATGAGTTTACCGTTATCGAACGGTCCCTTATGCAAACGGAGCTTGCCGAATTAATAAGGGGCGTCCAAGGCGTCGAGCAAGCGAATGTCATCATTACGCTCCCTGAAGAAAGCGTCTGGCTGAATTCAGGCCAAGAAAGCTCGACTGCTGCGGTAGTGTTGCAGTTAGAGCCGGGGTATACGCTCGATTCGTCGCAAGTGAAAGCTTTATATCATTTAATATCAAAAAGTGTACCTAATTTACCGATTGAAAATATTGTGTTATCCGATTCGCAGTTCAACAACTATACATACCAGGAAGAGGAAACAAGTCCTGCTGCTTCGTTCCAATCACAGCGTGAAATCAAACAAGAAATTGAGTCGGACTTGAAACAAACGATCAATCAACTTTTAAGTGCGGTGGTCGGGCCAGAAAATGCAATCGTATCTGTTACGGCAGATATCGATTTTACCCAAGAACAGCGGACTGAGGATTTGGTTGAGCCAGTTGACGAAGAAGAGGTTTCTGGGCTGGCAATCAGTGTTGAACGAATTAATGAAATGTATGAAGGAACAACAGGCAATGAGGAAGGTGTCGCTGGTGTAGGCGATGAGATTCCCAATTATACTGGCGCAGCAGGCGGTGGCGATTCTGAATCAGAGCGAACTGAAGAGCGGATTAATTATGAAGTTAACCGGATCCACCGGGAAATCATCGAAAGCCCTTATGAAATCCGCGATTTAGGAATTCAAGTAATGGTCAACCCGCCAGAAGGGATGCAAGCATTGCCGCCTCAGCAAACAGCTGACATCACCGCTATGTTAGAGACGATTATCCGTACGACATTGCCAGATGGTAGCGAGGAGGAAGGAGAACAGGATGTTGGTGACCGTGTAGTGGTGACATCAATGCCATTCGCACAAACGGAAACGGGAGAGGCGGAACAGCCGGCAGCAACGATACCTGTCTGGATTTACGCTGTAGCTGCTGGATTAGTCTTGCTGATTATCATACTAGCTGTCCTGCTATACCGGAAAAGAGAACCAGCTGACTTAGCGGAAGAGCAAGATGAGGCGCCAGAACCAGAGCCAGAGCAAGAGGATGAGCCACTTATGGAAACGGAAGAAACAGAAGAGAGCAAGCAAATGCGGCAATTAAACCGACTAGCAAAAGAACAACCAGAAGACTTTTCAAAGCTTTTGCGGACATGGCTTTCAGATGAATAGTAGAAAGGAGATTGGACGAAATGCCGAAAGCAAAGCTGACGGGACGCCAAAAAGCAGCGATATTGCTGATTTCACTCGGGCCAGACACGGCAGCGCAAGTGTATAAACACTTAACTGAGGATGAAATTGAATTGCTGTCGCTTGAAATATCCGCGATGCGAAAAGTCGATAAAGATGTTCAAAACAATGTCATGGGCGAATTTCATTCGATGGCGAAAGCGCAGGAGTACATTGCCCAAGGCGGTATAGGTTTTGCGAAGACGATTTTAGAAAAAGCATTAGGAGAAGAAGCGGCCGCCTCGATGATCCAACGGCTGACGTCAACGATCCAAGTAAGGCCATTTGATTTTGCCCGCAAAACGGATGCAAGCCAAATATTAAATTTTATCCAGCATGAGCATCCGCAAACCATTGCCGTAATCCTATCGTACTTGTCAGCCAAGCAGGCAGGTCAAATCATTTCTGCTTTGCCAGAAACGATCCAGACCGATGTCGCAAGGCGAATGGCGCTAATGGACAGCTCTTCTCCAGAAGTGATCGCTCAAGTGGAAGCGGTTTTGGAAGAGAAGCTGTCGCAAACATTGTCACAAGACTTTACGGAAACGGGCGGAATTGAAGCAGTCGTAGAAGTGTTGAATGGTGTGGACCGTTCAACGGAACGGACGATTCTTGATGGGCTCTATATCCAAGATCCTGAGTTGGCGGAAGAAATCAAAAAACGGATGTTTGTGTTTGAAGATATTGTCACACTTGAAAAACGGGCGATCCAAAGAGTCATCCGCGATGTGGACAACGATGACTTGAAGCTTGCCTTGAAAGTAGCAAGCGATGACGTGAAAGAAATGGTGTTTGACAATATGTCCCAACGGATGGCTGAAGCATTTAAAGACGAAATGGATTACATGGGGCCTGTCCGCTTACGTGATGTAGAAGAAGCACAATCGCGGATTGTCGCTACCATCAGGCAGCTCGAAGAAATGGGCGAAATTGTGATTGCCCGCACGAATGGAGATGACGTCCTTGTCTAATGTAATCCGTTCTACTAAGAATGTGAGCATTGCACGGGAAATTGGCATTAAACCTTTGTATCAACGGGCAAGAGAACGGGAAACAAGACAAGAACTTGCCAAAGAAGAAGAAGCCCAATTCGAACAGCTACAAGAAAAAGCAGAAGCAAAGGCAGCCCAATTGATCGAGGAAGCACAAGCACAAGCGACGGCAATCGAAGAAAAGATGGAAAGCAAACAAGCGGAGCTAGAGCAACAATGGGAAAAAGCGCGCTTGAAAGCAGAACAAGAAGGGTATGATGCTGGCTTTACAGCGGGTGAAAGCCAAGCAAAAGCGATTTACGAGTCAACGATTGCGGAAGCGAAACAAGTGCTAGAAGAGGCGCAGGCTGCGGCTGCATTAAAAGTAGACAATGAACAACCGCTTTTGATTGAGCTTGCCTGTGCCATTGCTGAAAAGGTGATCGGCGTTTCTATCGCAGAGGACCCGTACTTGCAGAATATCGTGCGAGCCGCTCTTGCCGAAGTGCGCGACCACGCATTTGTCAAATTGTATGTGCCGCCCCATTGGTATAAAAGACTCGCTGCTTGTGTGGACGAGTTGCAAGGGGCCATACCTGCCTGCGAAGATTTTCAGCTTATACCAGACGGGCAACTACAAGACGACCACTGTTTTATCGTCACCAATGCTGGAAGAATGGATGCCTCTCTTCCGACGCAGATCGAGCAGTTGAAAAAGCAGCTTCATGAGGCTGCGAGGTGTGGTTCCTTTGCAAAAGCTCATTGATCATGTTCACACACTGTCCCCGTATAAGTGGTATGGGCAAGTTCGCCATGCCGCGGGGTTGACGATTGAATCAGCTGGGCCGAGAGCATTTATCGGTGAACTGTGCTATATCTGGGCTAGTCCAGATCAAAAAGGGACTAAAGTCCGAGCTGAAGTCGTTGGTTTTAAGGACGACCGCATTTTGCTCATGCCGCTAGACGATACGAGGCGAATCGCGCCTGGGAGCTATGTAGAAGGAACGGGAAAGCCGTTAAATGTTGCGTGTGGACCAAGTTTGATTGGCCAAATTGTCAATGGCGTCGGTGAACCATTTTTGCAAAGCACGGCCTTGGGAGATACAGACGCCAACTATTCAACAGACAATTCACCTCCAAACCCGCTAGAAAGACCGCGCATTTCCGAAATTATGAGCGTTGGTGTCCGCGCAATTGACGGGCTGTTGACGATGGGAAAAGGGCAAAGAGTGGGCATTTTTGCTGGCAGCGGTGTAGGGAAGAGCACACTCATGTCGATGATTGCCAAACAGTCAGATGCAGATGTGAATGTGATCGCTTTAATTGGTGAACGGGGCAGAGAGGTAAAAGAATTTGTTGAGCGCGACTTAGGAGAGGAAGGGCTGAAAAAGTCGGTCGTTGTCGTCGCAACATCAGACCAGCCGGCGTTGTTACGAGTGAAAGGAGCGCAAACGGCTACCGCCATTGCTGAATATTTCCGCGACAAGGGCAAGAATGTCAATTTAATGATGGATTCGGTCACCCGGTTTGCAATGGCGCAGCGCGAAATTGGCTTGGCAATTGGCGAACCACCGACGACAAAAGGCTACCCTCCTTCTGTTTTTGCGATGATGCCGAAGCTGCTTGAACGGTCAGGTACAAACCAGTCAGGCTCGATCACCGGTTTATACACCGTTCTTGTAGATGGCGACGACATGAATGAGCCTATTGCAGATGCCGTGCGAGGGATTCTTGACGGACACTTTGTATTGGACAGGCAACTCGCCAATCGTGGGCAGTATCCAGCCGTTAATGTTTTAAAAAGCGTTAGCAGGCTAATGAAAGATTTGGTGGAAAACGAGCACCTTCATGCAGCAAAGCTTTTTAGACAGCGTTTAGCAGATTATGAGCAGTCAGAAGATTTAATTTCGCTGGGAGCTTATAAACAGGGCAGTTCCAAAGACATTGACGCTGCCATTCATGACCATCCAGCTATGCTTGACTTTCTTAAACAAGAAGTCGAAGAAAGCGATTCGTTTGCAGAAACGAAAACGAAGCTTATACAACTTTTTAAACGGGAGTGACGCTTGCAAATGGCCTTTCAATTTTCGTTACAAACAGCGATGGATGTATGCAAGCAAGAAAAAGAAGCAGCCCATAAGCAATACGAAGTGGCTGTTGACGCATTTGAATCTGAGGCAATGGCGCTGTTCCGTTTGCTAAAGCAAAAAGAAGATGTACAAGCGGCGACCGAGAAGATGCTGGTTGAAAAAGCGTCGGTTTCCGATTTGCTTATTAGCCAGGCGTGTTTAGACGGACTGCAGCAGCAAATTGGAAAACAACAGCTGCGAACTGACCAAGCTAGGGTTGATATGCTTCAAAAGAAAGCGACGTTCCAGCAACATGCCGTCTCGTATAAACAATATGAACGGTTGAAAGAAAAGAAACGCCTTGAACAAAAACAAGCAGAAAACCGCCGGGAGCAACAACTGATGGATGAGTTGTGCGTGACCCGGTTCAAAAGGAAATTTGCCTAAATGAAAGAGAAACCGACAAAAAAACGCTGGACTGTGATTTTTGCTTTTGCCGTTCCGTTTTTTGTCATCGTCCTTGCTGCGCTGTTTTTTATCGGCCCTTTGCTAGGGTTTTCGCCAATGGACAGCATTAAAAATGCATTCGGGTTTCATACGAATAACCAGGCAGAGAATGAGTGGCAAAAAAAGTATGAGCAGTTGGAAGGCGAACTGCTCGATTTGCAAACACAGTTGCAGGAGCTCTCCAATGAGCTCGAAGTGAAAAATGCTGAACTAGCAGAAGCGCAAGGACAGCTTGATGACATCGAGGCAAACGAGGACGAGGCAAGCGCTAATGTGGAAACTGAAAACATGCTTGAAGAAGGCAACTTGACAGCTGTATTAAAGACATATGAACAAATGACGCCAAAGCGTGCAGCTGCATTGCTCGATGAAATGAATGAAGAAGAAGCTTATCGCCATGTGGCTGCTATGAAAGATCAACTACGTGGCTCGATTCTTGCGAAAATGCCGGAAGAAAAGGCGGCCCGGTTTTTAGAAAGACTTGCGCAAGAAGGGGGGTAGACGCAAACGTGCACATTACACAAATGGTGAATGAAATCGCAACATCACGACCGTTAAGCCAGGTGAAAGGACGAAGCCAATCGTTTTCTGATCTTCTAATAAATAAGGCTTCATCGTCTGCTGAAGGGCGAAACACGATTTTTCTTCCTCTTGAAACCAATACAGACGAGTTGGACAACGACGTTGAAACGTCGGCACCAAACGATGAACAAGCAAATGACACTGATTTAAGTGGGATTGCCGTTGAAAATCAGGTGAATTCAAATCAGATGCCAGTAGGCACTGTGGACTTTGGCCAGCCTAGTGTTGTGAATGAAGAAGGTGGTAGCAAGCCCGCTCCAGTGGACTCGACAAGTTGGGATTTAGGCAAAACCACGACGGGTGCTTCCCATGCAGCGTTGACCGAGGCAACATCGAGTGCAGAAGCAGGTGAGCGGTTAGAGAAACTTGCACAGGTGCCGGAGGAAAAGGACAGTGCTAGCGGTAAACCTGCTCTAAGCCAAGATGAACTTAAAGACATAGCCGTTGATAGTAAAACAAGTGAAAAGGAACCGTCACTCCGGCAAGTCGCTCCTCCTCCTTTACAGGACATAGAGACGGAACCGACTAAGGAAGAAAACCGAGCATTTAGTGATAAAAATCAACAAATGGCTCCTGACCGTCCGGCCCCTTTGCCGCAAGGCGGCGACAAAACAGAGCCTGAAAATAGGGCGGAGTCGCTGAAGCAGGAACAAGAAGTTGCACCTTTAACAAAGGAGAAGGCAAATCCAAGTGACGTGATAAAAGCCAGCACGAACGATGCAGAGTCGCAAGTCGTTTCAAATTCAAGCGTGAAAGACGAGTCTCCTGCTAGGACAGAAGCAGAGCAGACCCAAGTTTTTAAAAATGAACCAAACAAGCTTGCTAATCATGAAGAAAATGAGTTACATACTGGGCGAAATAAGGCGACAACGTTAGCCGATTCTCAGGCAGAAGGGGAATTCGTACAAGCAGACTCTAACAAGCGAATCGTTCGTGAAAAGGAGCCAAGCACTGCGCCGCGCATCATAGAGGGTCCTAACAAACAACCGCATAACGGCACAGGAATGGCTAGCACTCAAACAGGAATTGAAGGAAGCGTTGCTGTAGAAGCCACGAAACTACCAAGTGGGAAAAGTGCGCTGCCTCCTATGCTGGCTAAGCAGCTCGAACGAGTGCTAAGAGCGGCTGTATTAAAGCAACATGGAGATGGTGCGCTGCAATTGACGGTTAAGCTTCATCCAGAATCACTTGGACGTTTGCATGTACAACTGCTCCATTCAAGCCAAGGGCTAGTCGTCAAACTGCTTGCTGATAAAAAAGCAACCGCAGAAACGCTAGAGCGGGCTCTCCCTGGATTAAGGCAAATGTTTAACCAAGACACCGCGTTTGAAATCGGGCCAATTGATGAAGATGGGGACGAGCAAAGCAATGGTGAAAGCGGACAGGAAGGCGGGCGAAAGCAACCGGAAGAAGAGGTTGGCGAACAACGGAAGCAGCATTCATTTTCAGATTGGATGAGTCAAAAACAAGGAGAAGGAGAGGGAGCGGATGACGCAAGTTGACCCATCGTTGTGGCTTTCCTCGTCACAAAACCAACAGCGGCAACCAAACAATGCACTTGGCCAAGACGCGTTTTTGAAGCTTTTGATTACACAATTGCAAAACCAAGACCCGAGCAACCCGATAGAAGATCGGGAGTTTATCGCCCAATTAGCAACTTTTTCCCAGTTGGAGCAGCTCACGAAACTGAATAGCACGATGGAATATATGTACTATGAGCAAAAAAGCCAGCAATTGATGGCGCTAAGCGAGTTAATCGGCAAATCGGTTGAATGGCTTAACGAAAAAGACAAAGTCGAGCAAGCAACAGTGACTGGAGTTAAATACAGCGAGTCTGGGGACTTGCTCGTGCAAATCGATGATGACAAGTGGATTGAGGCAAGCAATTTAATTTCAATTATTAAACCAACATCAAACGAGTAAAGGAGACGATCCGTTATGATTCGTTCTATGTATTCAGGCATCTCAGGTATGAAAGGTTTCCAAACAAAGCTAGACGTTGTCGGTAATAACATTGCTAACGTAAATACACATGGTTTCAAAAAAGGGCGCGTCATGTTTCAAGATATGGTTAGCCAGCAAGTACAAGGGCCAATGGCCGCAACTCCTGACCGTGGTGGCGTCAATAGCAAGCAAATTGGGTCTGGTTCAATGGTTGGCGCAATTGACACGGTTCATACTGGAGGAGGCAACCAATATACAGGGCGTGAATTGGACTTAGCGATAAATGGCGATGGCTACTTTGCAGTTCAAGTCGGAGCCGATACGTTTTATACGCGTGCTGGAAATATTTATGTCGACCATGACGGCAATGTTGTCAATAGCTCAGGCGCCTTTTTGTTAGGGCCAAATGGAAACAGGTTGCAAATTGAGCCGGAAGTTCTGGATAACATGCAAAGTATTTCTGTTAACAAGCAAGGTGAAATCGTCATTTCTGTCCAAGGCCAAGACGATCCAGTAACACTACAAATTGGCGTTGCCAGCTTTTCGAATCCAGAAGGGTTAAATAGCGCGGGTGGATCGCTATTTACAGCAACACCAGCATCAGGCCCTGCCAATATGGTTGTCCCAGGAACACAAGGCACTGGTGACATTCAGTCTGGTTATTTAGAAATGTCGAATGTGGACCTCGCTGATGAATTTTCGGAAATGATCGTCGCCCAGCGTGGTTTTCAAGCTAACTCCCGGATCATTACGACTTCAGATGAAATTTTACAAGAACTTGTCAACTTAAAACGATAGGTGACTGGCATGATTCCATTAACGCGCTTAAACGGGCAACGGCTGTTGTTAAATTTGTTGTTGATCGAAAAAGTAGAAGCGTTGCCTGATACAACGATCACGCTTGTAAATGGAAAAAAGCTCGTCGTTGCCGATGACATGGAACAAGTCGGCCAAGCGATCAACAACCGCATGGCCGAGATCGGCCTTGTCGGAAGCTACAAAAGGGAGGATTTATCAGGTTGAAAAAAAACCGTGTAATTGGCGTAGCGTTCAGCCTCTTGCTCACCGGAGTCGTCATAGTTGCAGGGCTCTATATGCTTGGCATTGGCCCTTTTGCTCAAAACAAGGCGAGCGGTGCGCCAACGATAGAGGACATTAATGAGCGCTCATTTGATACAGAAGAAATTACGACCAATTTAAAGTCAGGGGAATTCATCCGCGCTCAATTTCGGATTGAACTCGATCACAAAGACACACTTACGGACATCGATAAAAGAGGGTTCCAGGTGAATAATGTCATTTTGCTGACACTTGCAGAAATGTCTGCAGAGGACTTGGTCGGTGAAGAGGGGCTAGCCGAGCTGCAGGAAACGATACAGACAAAATTAAACGACCATTTAGAACAAGGCACTGTCAAAGCTGTTTATACGACAGTGAAAGTGGTCCAATAACAAAAATGAGGTGCTCTAATGGCTGATGTGCTGTCTCAAGGTGAGATTGATGCGCTCCTTTCTGCTTTGACGACTGGAGAAATGGATGCCGAAGAGTTATTAAAACTAGAGTCAGAGAAGAAAGTTCGGGTTTATGATTTTAAACGAGCGCTACGCTTTTCAAAAGACCAAATTCGGAACTTATCCCGCATCCATGAAAATTACGCGCGGTTGTTGACAACCAATTTATCGGCCAAGCTCCGTTCGCTTGTGCAAATCCAAGTAGCCTCTGTCGAACAGGTTCCATACGAAGAGTATGTCCGCAGCATACCGACAATGACATTTTTGAACGTGATTGAGCCTATACCATTAAATGGACGGGTCTTAATTGAAATTAATCCTAATATCGCCTACGCCATGTTTGACCGTGTACTTGGCGGACATGGGATGAGCTTTAATAAAATTGATAATTTGACAGAAATTGAGACGAAAATTTTATCAGGGCTATTTGAATCGATGCTGGCAAGTTTCGCTGAAGCTTGGACGACTGTAATTGAAATGGAGCCGATCACCGAAAACATTGAAGTGAATCCCCATTTTTTGCAGCTCGTGTCACCGAACGAAACGGTTGTTGTCATTTCGCTGTCAACAAGCATTGCCAATACGACAGGGCTCATGACGATCTGTTTGCCCCATGTCGTATTAGAAGAAATATTGCCGAAATTAACGAGCCACCATTGGTTTCAAGAACAGCGCGGTGCCCTTTCGACAGAAGATAAAGCATTGTTAAACAAACAAGTCCGGCAAACGACGCTTGAAGTTGCCGTCGAACTTGGACGTTCAACGATTACGATTGAAGAATTTCTTCGCCTTGCTAAAGGGGATGTCGTTGCTTTAAACCAGCTAATTGATGAACCACTTGATGTGCTCGTAGGCGGTGAAAAGAAATTTAGCGGCCAGCCAGGAGTAAAGAGAGACCGGATGGCTTTGCAAGTGACTGACGTATTAGGAGGAACGGATGATGAATGACAAGCCGCTTTCCCAGGAAGAAATAAACGAATTGTTAAAGGGGCTCCAGGATGGCGAAGCTCCCGAAGAGGCTGGGCAACAGGAAGTCCATGAAGGCGAATCCCAGCCAGAAGAAACACAGACGGAGCCCCCGGATATTAACGAGTTTTTAACTCCCATGGAGCAAGACACGATCGGCGAAATCGGCAATATTTCCTTTGGTAGTTCGGCGACTGCGTTATCAGCACTGTTGAATCAAAAAGTCGAAATTACGACACCGGTTGTATCGGCAGTCAGCTCAGACATGTTGCGCCAGCTTTTTCCACGGCCGAACGTCATTGTCCATGTCAAATACACAGAGGGATTCGAAGGCTCGAACTTATTTGTGATTACGACTGATGACGCAGCGATCATTGCAGATCTCATGCTTGGAGGAAATGGGGAAAACCCTGACCCAGAATTGTCGGAGATGCATTTAAGTGCAGTCCAAGAAGCGATGAACCAAATGATGGGCTCTGCCTCAACGTCGATGTCGACGTTATTCAATCGTCGTGTCGACATTTCGCCGCCTAAAGTGGAAGTGATCGAATTTGATGAACAGTCGCGGACGGAGTATGTTCCCGATGGTGAAGATTTGATTGCGATTTCGTTTTCTCTTCGCGTTGGCGATCTGATTGATTCAAAGTTAATGCAACTTATTAGCGTTCCTTTCAGCAAAGATTACGCAAACGCCTTGCTTGGCGGTGGCGCCACCGAAGAAGCGCCAGTGCAAGAGGCACAACCGTTGCCTGAACCTGCTCCGTCCATTGGCGGGCATGGAGATGGCACAAGTGCTGGGCGAGTGAACCAGCATATTGGCCAAAGGGTAAAAGACGCTGAGCAAGTCGTGGAAAAAGCGGTGTTCTCTAATTTTGAGACAACAAAGCCAGACGAAGCAGAAATGCAAAACTTAGACATGCTCTTAGACATACCGCTGGAAGTTAAAGTGGAATTGGGACGTACGAAAAAAACGATCCGTGAAATTTTGTCGATTGCGCAAGGATCGATTATTGAACTTGATAAGTTGGCAGGTGAGCCGGTCGATGTGCTTATCAATGACAAGTTGATTGCCAAAGGCGAAGTGGTCGTAATTGACGAAAACTTTGGCGTGCGGATTACAGACATTGTTAGCAAAAAAGACCGTCTTACCCACTTGCGTTAACTTTTATCTATCTTAAGAAATCAACATATAGAAAGAGGGCTTTTCATGTCAAAAAAAGTATTGGTTGTTGATGATGCAGCATTTATGCGCATGATGCTTAAAGACATTTTAACAAAGAACGGTTATAACGTAGTTGGAGAAGCCAATGATGGCAACCAAGCAGTTGAAAAATATAAGGAACTATCCCCTGACTTAGTGACGATGGATATTACGATGCCGGAAAAAGACGGAATTTCGGCGCTGAAAGAGATTAAACAGTATGATCCGAGTGCCAAAGTGATTATGTGCTCGGCGATGGGCCAACAAGCAATGGTCATTGACGCGATCCAAGAAGGCGCAAAAGATTTTATCGTAAAACCATTTCAGGCGGATCGAGTGATCGATGCGATTTCTAAAACGCTTAGTTAACGTTTCGTCTATCATTGCGCTGGCCCTGCTACTCGTTGGTTTAGCAGGGTTCAGCCCCGCTGAAGCAAAGGACTGTAGCGTCAATGACGTGCTCGAGAACGGCGAATGCGATGAGGAACTGGCCAATGAAGAAGTGAAAGAAGCCGAAGCTGAGGCGGAAGCGCTCATGGAGCCGCCTTGGCTCAGCTTTGTCAAGATGATCGCGGCGCTTCTTGTTGTCATAGCTCTGTTATATGGGCTGTTGCGCTTTGTGAACAAACGGGCGAAAACATTTCAAGAAACAAAGGCGCTTCATCTCGTCTCTGGCGTTTCTCTTGGCCAAAACAAATCCGTTCAGTTGGTTAAAGTCGGGGAAACATTATTGGTTGTGGGCGTCGGTGATCAAGTGCAATTGCTAAAAGAAATTACCGATCCAGACGAAATAACGGCCATTCTCGCCAAACAGCAAGCTGGGGATGAGGAACCGTTTCTCGGTCATGCTTTAGGAACCATGAAAGCGGCGTTCTCGAAAAAAGCAGGCACTGCACCACCGACGTTCCAACACATTTTAAGGGACAAGCTTGCGGCTTCCAAGCAAGAACTGCAAGACACACGCCAGGCATTTATAGAAAAGAGGAAGGACCGATGATTTTACAACATGCAGTAGCTGCTTTTGCCTCGTTTGATTTTACGAATGGCGAGACAATGGCGACAACGGTCCAAATTGCCTTATTGCTA is a genomic window of Shouchella clausii containing:
- the fliJ gene encoding flagellar export protein FliJ is translated as MAFQFSLQTAMDVCKQEKEAAHKQYEVAVDAFESEAMALFRLLKQKEDVQAATEKMLVEKASVSDLLISQACLDGLQQQIGKQQLRTDQARVDMLQKKATFQQHAVSYKQYERLKEKKRLEQKQAENRREQQLMDELCVTRFKRKFA
- a CDS encoding MotE family protein, with amino-acid sequence MKEKPTKKRWTVIFAFAVPFFVIVLAALFFIGPLLGFSPMDSIKNAFGFHTNNQAENEWQKKYEQLEGELLDLQTQLQELSNELEVKNAELAEAQGQLDDIEANEDEASANVETENMLEEGNLTAVLKTYEQMTPKRAAALLDEMNEEEAYRHVAAMKDQLRGSILAKMPEEKAARFLERLAQEGG
- a CDS encoding flagellar hook-length control protein FliK — its product is MHITQMVNEIATSRPLSQVKGRSQSFSDLLINKASSSAEGRNTIFLPLETNTDELDNDVETSAPNDEQANDTDLSGIAVENQVNSNQMPVGTVDFGQPSVVNEEGGSKPAPVDSTSWDLGKTTTGASHAALTEATSSAEAGERLEKLAQVPEEKDSASGKPALSQDELKDIAVDSKTSEKEPSLRQVAPPPLQDIETEPTKEENRAFSDKNQQMAPDRPAPLPQGGDKTEPENRAESLKQEQEVAPLTKEKANPSDVIKASTNDAESQVVSNSSVKDESPARTEAEQTQVFKNEPNKLANHEENELHTGRNKATTLADSQAEGEFVQADSNKRIVREKEPSTAPRIIEGPNKQPHNGTGMASTQTGIEGSVAVEATKLPSGKSALPPMLAKQLERVLRAAVLKQHGDGALQLTVKLHPESLGRLHVQLLHSSQGLVVKLLADKKATAETLERALPGLRQMFNQDTAFEIGPIDEDGDEQSNGESGQEGGRKQPEEEVGEQRKQHSFSDWMSQKQGEGEGADDAS
- the flgD gene encoding flagellar hook assembly protein FlgD produces the protein MTQVDPSLWLSSSQNQQRQPNNALGQDAFLKLLITQLQNQDPSNPIEDREFIAQLATFSQLEQLTKLNSTMEYMYYEQKSQQLMALSELIGKSVEWLNEKDKVEQATVTGVKYSESGDLLVQIDDDKWIEASNLISIIKPTSNE
- the flgG gene encoding flagellar basal body rod protein FlgG, which codes for MIRSMYSGISGMKGFQTKLDVVGNNIANVNTHGFKKGRVMFQDMVSQQVQGPMAATPDRGGVNSKQIGSGSMVGAIDTVHTGGGNQYTGRELDLAINGDGYFAVQVGADTFYTRAGNIYVDHDGNVVNSSGAFLLGPNGNRLQIEPEVLDNMQSISVNKQGEIVISVQGQDDPVTLQIGVASFSNPEGLNSAGGSLFTATPASGPANMVVPGTQGTGDIQSGYLEMSNVDLADEFSEMIVAQRGFQANSRIITTSDEILQELVNLKR
- a CDS encoding flagellar FlbD family protein, whose translation is MIPLTRLNGQRLLLNLLLIEKVEALPDTTITLVNGKKLVVADDMEQVGQAINNRMAEIGLVGSYKREDLSG
- the fliL gene encoding flagellar basal body-associated protein FliL — translated: MKKNRVIGVAFSLLLTGVVIVAGLYMLGIGPFAQNKASGAPTIEDINERSFDTEEITTNLKSGEFIRAQFRIELDHKDTLTDIDKRGFQVNNVILLTLAEMSAEDLVGEEGLAELQETIQTKLNDHLEQGTVKAVYTTVKVVQ
- the fliM gene encoding flagellar motor switch protein FliM, which codes for MADVLSQGEIDALLSALTTGEMDAEELLKLESEKKVRVYDFKRALRFSKDQIRNLSRIHENYARLLTTNLSAKLRSLVQIQVASVEQVPYEEYVRSIPTMTFLNVIEPIPLNGRVLIEINPNIAYAMFDRVLGGHGMSFNKIDNLTEIETKILSGLFESMLASFAEAWTTVIEMEPITENIEVNPHFLQLVSPNETVVVISLSTSIANTTGLMTICLPHVVLEEILPKLTSHHWFQEQRGALSTEDKALLNKQVRQTTLEVAVELGRSTITIEEFLRLAKGDVVALNQLIDEPLDVLVGGEKKFSGQPGVKRDRMALQVTDVLGGTDDE